The DNA region CAGTTAAACTATATTTATAAAATAATCTAAATATCTACAATTACTTTACAAATATAAATTTGTTAGGGGGTGATAAATCTAATGATTAAAACCTATAAAGTTATGCTTTTACCTAACAATAAACAAAAAACTAAACTAAAGGAATGTGCAGGGGTATCGAGATGGGCAATAATTGGGCTTTAGCTACAGAACAAGAGAATTATAATAACGGTGGTAAGTTTTTAAATGATAGGGAACTTAGAAAAA from Anaerobranca gottschalkii DSM 13577 includes:
- a CDS encoding helix-turn-helix domain-containing protein, whose protein sequence is MIKTYKVMLLPNNKQKTKLKECAGVSRWAIIGL